A window of Gossypium raimondii isolate GPD5lz chromosome 7, ASM2569854v1, whole genome shotgun sequence genomic DNA:
TGGATAAAAAATCGGTTCGAAGAAAGATATTGGACCTGTTGATTCGAAAATTTTTACAGACTGATTGAGCTAGGAAAAAGATAATTAAactgatttttataaatttttaatgatttaattaaaccGATCGAACTGATTGAACCAACGAATAGAGATCGGAACTGAAATTTTAGATGGGCTAGTGTCCAAGTTATTGGGATCCATCATGATTAAAACGGGTGGGCTCAATAGAAAGCCTTTCTTTCGGCTCAACTCAAATTTCCCAAAACCCAgaaaattcaaactttaaatGATTCAAAAATTAATCCCAAAATTCTCTCACCTCTGAGTAGCCATGGCGATGGTTGTAGACTACAAACACGACTCCTCGTTTCCCTACTGGACCTCGGTTCGTCGTCGCTTTGCTCCGGACTCTCCCTTCTTCTCTTCTGGTAACATCGAGAGAGAACTTCTTGCCAAACAGGTCCTCCTCTTTCCTTTCAACTTTTATCTACTACCTCTTCTAAATTAAGATCTAACCAAATACTTTTGCTCTATTAAGTTATTAATTaactgggtttttttttctttcttttttggggtGAAATTCAGGTGGCATTGGATTTCACCGAAGATGAAAGGAACCAACTTGAGAAGATGATTGATACTGATGCCAGGTTTTAGCTTTTATTACACTATTTGAGGTTTACTTCGCTATATACTCACTTGTTGTTAATGGTCATACAAGGGCTGTTATATGCTCTACAACGGTTTCTATGTCCAGCAGAAATTGTGAATTGTTTGGACTTCCATGTAATCTTTTGTATGATAGAATTGCAGTTGTTGCCTCTTAAATGTAGTGGATATGGAAATGAAGAATTTTTGTTCATGTGAAAAAGATGATAAGACTTCAGAAAGTTTGATGttgtttatgtaattaattgtGCCATTTTGTGACTAATGCTTGAACAGAGGTGTCTTTTGTCCAATCGTTGGCTGCGGCGCACGCCTGACTTTGTTGGAGGACTTTGAAGATCATTATAATACACGGCATACTGCTTCTTGTTCTGTGTGCTCTAGAGTTTATCCGACGTCTCGTTTACTAAGTATTCATGTCTCCGAAGCACACGATTCCTTCTTTCAAGCGAAAGTCGCTCGTGGCTATGCTATGGTATCTTTCTTTCATTAACTTTGTACATTGGTGTTTCGAGATTGTTCATGGAATTCTTCCTTaccttttattttgttgaatgCATTTTATCACATTTGTGCAAGTGGAATGAGTTTGTGGCAATGGTAAGGCCCCAAACATGACCATTCAACTAGTGTCATGCATTTCATATATTTACCGTACTTAGTTGACTGCAATCTTGCCTCTCTTCCCATCACCCATGCATATCCAATGACAAGAAAGATATTGATAAGAGGGCTTCTCGAACTTAGAAATATGAAGTGTGAAGGGAGTGTTAATTTGTCTCCCAAACCatgaaaattcatataattttgtttttagacTCTTCTAAGACACCAGAAATGGTTATTAGTTTGTTGTTAACTTTGTAATATTAATGTACTTTAATTGATCTTCGTATAATTGGGTTTAATATGGATATCGTTCTATCTTCGCGTGTAACAGTATGAATGCCTTGTGGAAGGTTGCGATTTGAAGTTCAAAAATTACAAGGGCCGGCAACAACATCTAGTGGACAAGCATAAATTCCCAACTTCTTTCGAGTTCTTTAAGAAGGCACATCCATCCAAGAAACAGAGGCTGAAAAACCAACGGAAACGAGCAGTGAATAAGAAGGATGAAGAAGTTCCAAGCAAGATGGAAgtagaaaatgaaatgatgGAAGGCCTTGTTTCAGCTGTCTCTAAATTAAGCACTTCAGACTCCTCTCCTTCAACCGTTAGCTTTGGTCGCCGTAATGCACGTGGCCTTACATTTGTTCCTCGATCCATCCAACCACCACTACAAAAGAAGTGACTCCACAACAGCAGGGGCAAACAGTATGTCTTTTTCTACATGAAGATTCCTGCAACTGGTAATGGAAGCACTTAAGAGTCAAATTTTTTAGTTCAAGTAGGAAAGAAAGATGTTAATGCAAAGGATGATAAATCTGACTTGTTGAGAAAGCACATTATGGAAATTCAAGTGTTTTTGGTTTTGATTATAGATGTTTCCTTTCCTTTGATTTTGAGCCTCAATGTAGTTTCATTGAATTTCAATCTTGTTGAATATGAGGAATATTTTGCAATGGGAGCACTTATCCTGTTGTCCTCGGGTTGACATATGGCGTTCTCCAATCATTTtcatcttattatttatttttccaaaatagagCTCTCATGTGCAATTATATGTGTGGGTTTAAGTTTGAATTAGTCGGCTTTTGTTTAGATTGTTGCAGTTTTTAATTCATATGTGTTGTAATGATTTGATTAAGTTATACTTTAATGGTTCAGATCTATTGGTTCGGGGTTGTATTTGTAGTTTGATTGTTCCATTAGTGTAgacttaaaaaacaaaaaatagaactCTCatttagaggtgttcatgggttgggttgggcccaaccaaaattttaggcccgagCCCGATCTAGCCTGAAAAATacgcctaaaattttgcccaagttcggcccggataaaaatgttaaaacctgGGCTTGGCTCacccgtattaatttttatatcattttttatataattttttaaaaaatgttatacataaaaaatactaaaaatattaaaataaatgtttctcaacaaattgaaaataattttttttaaaactatgtatatttaaataatactaagatatgtgcaacttaataagcaaataaaacaataaaacaagattatacaataacaacaaaatagtagcaacataacagtgaaatgatagcaaaataatg
This region includes:
- the LOC105769687 gene encoding LOW QUALITY PROTEIN: uncharacterized protein LOC105769687 (The sequence of the model RefSeq protein was modified relative to this genomic sequence to represent the inferred CDS: deleted 1 base in 1 codon); translation: MAMVVDYKHDSSFPYWTSVRRRFAPDSPFFSSGNIERELLAKQVALDFTEDERNQLEKMIDTDARGVFCPIVGCGARLTLLEDFEDHYNTRHTASCSVCSRVYPTSRLLSIHVSEAHDSFFQAKVARGYAMYECLVEGCDLKFKNYKGRQQHLVDKHKFPTSFEFFKKAHPSKKQRLKNQRKRAVNKKDEEVPSKMEVENEMMEGLVSAVSKLSTSDSSPSTVSFGRRNARGLTFVPRSINHHYKRSDSTTAGANSMSFST